The following coding sequences lie in one Cryptococcus neoformans var. neoformans B-3501A chromosome 2, whole genome shotgun sequence genomic window:
- a CDS encoding hypothetical protein (HMMPfam hit to LRR, Leucine Rich Repeat, score: 41.7, E(): 2.1e-09) — MSRAPSPSIPASQSVLPLCESTSTTPTPTPARPGLRIDVDSLPSFPVSASDKHDVAMAVRNLRSASPPPPPPKSASRLRANTSPPDSGGMALAPAPGIDGSGQAGVGSSASASTLVFNEEERTLRMIKQALEKSDDDGDTLDLSRRDIDRIGEEAVEMFRSGVGKGQKGVWRLALSYNFLRDDSMVDSFSKLSRLRYLNLKGNKFTRFPHAITQMPALEILDFSKNELSSLPEQPGHLVKLKVLSLTSNKIHTLPNYLVEFGVLKVFKVDQNPVDWPPAHVLGPLIESVPTKSKTSSTPGGKKKAKEEDLRPWIESMKVWMAQQTPGSENAPRRGEEEAYLASEEEPSSATSIENPGATEWPEVSESSSTVAPSSQATIRRTQPLYGDTPDLVFAQRNISTTFSEDSLLRSSSPSHFSPANHSRDASISSFTSPPSASTDASFHSHSRNPSTNFPHLASQSVQGHTRGASYTPAQRNSGQLTAKKSLPDLRQSHAKIIRERRGDADEEVVTMVAAPDIVPREIGVRSPPRLASALRPKRASRVMGRKTSVDLLPRKMGEMTSHDMADRNVSHDSILDESRNSYFRRLSTLPASSISKAIPPFLLKFIDSIRGILFALSQLHSSLRQYLVFAVNERVSSVFGRVMEPAGMYINKLINALDRFDSMSRRGTPPTQAIQNLFDATKESVAVFGKVAAVLKMQVPAMRGNDVRYTRTLMVHVYGAMAEVASSWKAMTALLPEVKMLLLIDAPGVIGGTGGQTIVPSGSFTGRTPISPIIERRESHSPQSSTLESSPLNLERQQQQQQAEIDGSPTAHAERRAGVRGHGVGTERRHAGSYSSLDVERGMMMGSPLAKGMSIGVREDEGHRRGESGTIHLPTPDEEDEEDEEEYSSMRHMLGPVSPQSVSGRTSQQRHRPTSSSGSSHALCLPPSLPHHPSRQLSVDVRAPASAAATLFDEDLLDVIETATEAAFACWLKLSEEIGALSPQISRSTHRNNSSVSSVSSQSQGHLDSARMALPFFTPLGAHSRRPSTISPKSHAELVHNLSVAEQITAALRESLLRLRADPLAYSHTTLPDDAQSFIKIVVKVSELVKAMSGTHPFPISVRQAVGKLTQATRECAILIQVSSLRPGQGTPAPTAPVSSGRSVMPISRVGSATGIGTGYSSSHHGPESSTDDLSHLQPPSSAGPSHVSTPLYTPSSSTTSFEHFHHISSSTGVTTNASGLRDLHLPSRLGHAPFGRNRSANGSAQMALPSIQMPVPYVNGGAVGKANQPRSAQASQVAF; from the exons ATGTCTCGCGCCCCCTCGCCTTCCATCCCAGCTAGCCAGTCCGTCTTGCCACTGTGCGAGTCCACGTCAACCACGCCCACGCCCACGCCCGCTCGTCCCGGCTTGCGCATCGACGTCGATTCCctgccttccttccctgTGAGTGCCAGTGACAAGCACGATGTCGCCATGGCAGTAAGAAACCTGCGAAGCGCATCgccgcctccgcctccgccgAAATCCGCGAGCCGTCTACGCGCAAATACCTCTCCGCCAGATTCTGGAGGCATGGCGCTTGCACCTGCGCCCGGTATAGACGGGTCGGGTCAAGCTGGTGTCGGAAGCTCAGCGTCGGCCTCGACCTTGGTGTTtaacgaggaagagaggacTCTGAGGATGATCAAGCAGGCGCTAGAGAAATCAGACGATGACGGAGATACATTAGATCTGAGTAGAAGGGATATAGATCGGAtaggagaagaggcggtTGAAATGTTCAGAAGCGGCGTTGGCAAAGGTCAAAAGGGTGTATGGCG GCTGGCTCTGTCTTACAACTTTCTGAGGGACGACTCTATGGTAGACTCATTCTCCAAGCTGAGCAGATTACGGTACCTCAATCTCAAGGGAAACAAGTTTACTCGGTTTCCTCATGCA ATCACGCAAATGCCCGCTTTGGAAATCCTCGATTTCTCAAAAAACGAATTGTCCTCGCTTCCCGAACAGCCCGGACACTTggtcaagctcaaagtCCTTTCGTTGACAAGTAACAAGATCCACACACTCCCTAATTACCTTGTCGAGTTCGGGGTGTTGAAGGTGTTCAAAGTGGACCAGAACCCTGTAGACTGGCCT CCTGCCCATGTGCTTGGTCCCTTGATTGAATCTGTCCCAACCAAGTCCAAGACGAGCAGTACCCCTGGAGgcaagaaaaaggcaaaggaggaggatctGCGGCCTTGGATTGAGAGTATGAAGGTCTGGATGGCCCAGCAAACACCTGGTTCCGAGAACGCGCCTCGTAgaggcgaagaggaagcgtACCTGGCTTCAGA GGAGGAACCGTCGAGCGCAACGTCCATTGAAAATCCCGGAGCGACAGAATGGCCTGAAGTATCAGAAAGCTCTTCCACGGtcgctccttcttctcaagcaACCATCCGTCGCACACAGCCACTTTACGGAGATACCCCTGATTTAGTGTTCGCCCAGCGAAACATCTCGACAACTTTTTCTGAAGACTCTCTGTTACGCTCGTCCTCTCCCAGTCATTTCTCTCCTGCAAACCACAGTCGCGACGcatccatttcttccttcacctccCCACCCTCTGCATCCACAGATGCGTCCTTCCACTCGCACTCGCGTAATCCCTCTACCAactttcctcatctcgcTTCCCAATCCGTCCAGGGACATACTCGCGGCGCGAGCTATACTCCTGCACAACGCAACTCTGGGCAGTTGACAGCAAAGAAATCATTACCAGACTTGCGTCAAAGCCACGCAAAGATTATCCGCGAACGCAGAGGCGATGCAGACGAAGAAGTGGTCACCATGGTGGCGGCGCCAGATATCGTTCCACGGGAAATTGGGGTACGATCACCTCCACGTTTGGCTAGTGCTTTACGACCGAAACGAGCTAGTAGGGTGATGGGACGGAAGACATCTGTGGATTTGCTGCCTCGCAAAATGGGAGAAATGACGAGCCACGACATGGCAGATCGGAACGTTTCTCATGACAGTATCCTCGACGAATCTCGCAACTCTTATTTTCGCCGTCTTTCTACCCTGCCGGCGTCCTCCATATCTAAAGCTATCCcgcctttccttctcaagTTCATCGACTCCATCCGAGGTATACTGTTTGCGCTTTCACAACTGCACAGTTCGCTGAGGCAATATCTCGTTTTTGCTGTCAACGAACGGGTTTCAAGCGTGTTTGGACGGGTGATGGAACCTGCTGGGATGTACATAAACAAGCTAATCAATGCACTCGATCGATTCGACTCCATGTCCCGCCGGGGTACTCCCCCAACGCAAGCTATACAAAACCTCTTTGACGCTACGAAAGAAAGCGTTGCCGTCTTTGGTAAAGTGGCGGCTGTGCTCAAGATGCAGGTTCCCGCTATGCGAGGGAATGACGTGAGATATACTCGAACGTTGATGGTGCATGTCTATGGGGCTATGGCAGAGGTGGCGAGCTCGTGGAAGGCCATGACGGCGCTGTTACCCGAGGTAAAGATGTTATTGCTCATTGATGCGCCTGGTGTGATAGGCGGAACGGGCGGACAAACGATTGTGCCAAGCGGATCATTCACTGGACGTACCCCCATTTCACCCATCATTGAAAGACGGGAATCCCATTCACCTCAATCGTCAACTCTGGAATCGTCTCCCCTCAACCTGGAgcgtcaacaacaacaacaacaagccGAAATTGATGGTTCACCTACGGCTCATGCGGAGAGGCGGGCAGGCGTGCGAGGTCATGGTGTTGGAACAGAAAGGAGACACGCGGGATCGTATAGCAGTTTAGATGTGGAAAGAGGTATGATGATGGGCTCGCCTTTGGCAAAAGGCATGTCTATTGGTGTTAGGGAAGACGAGGGACATAGGAGAGGGGAATCGGGGACGATTCATTTACCGACGCccgacgaggaagatgaagaggatgaggaagagtaCAGCAGTATGAGGCACATGTTGGGCCCTGTGTCGCCGCAGTCTGTGTCTGGTCGGACTTCTCAACAACGTCATAGACCGacttcatcttctggcTCCAGTCATGCCCTTTGTCTCCCTCCTAGCTtgcctcatcatccttctcggcAGCTGTCGGTCGATGTCCGCGCACCAGCATCGGCGGCTGCAACTCTCTTTGACGAAGATTTGTTGGATGTGATCGAGACGGCCACAGAAGCGGCGTTTGCATGTTGGCTCAAGTTGTCTGAAGAAATTGGAGCGTTGTCACCTCAAATCAGCAGGTCGACACATAGGAACAACTCTTCAGTCAGCAGCGTGTCAAGTCAGAGCCAGGGTCATCTCGATTCGGCCCGTATGGCTCTACCGTTCTTTACGCCTCTTGGTGCCCACAGTCGTCGtccatccaccatctcgCCTAAATCCCATGCTGAACTCGTACATAACCTATCTGTCGCCGAACAAATTACTGCCGCCTTGCGCGAATCTCTCTTACGTCTTCGTGCGGACCCCCTTGCTTATAGCCATACTACGCTTCCAGACGATGCCCAATCCTTCATAAAGATTGTCGTCAAGGTGTCTGAGCTTGTCAAAGCTATGTCGGGGACACATCCGTTCCCAATAAGTGTCCGACAGGCGGTGGGCAAGTTGACGCAGGCGACGAGAGAATGTGCAATCTTAATCCAAGTTAGCTCATTGCGGCCTGGACAAGGGACTCCAGCGCCGACAGCACCCGTGTCTTCGGGGAGGTCCGTGATGCCAATCTCGCGCGTGGGCTCCGCTACAGGAATAGGCACAGGTTATAGCTCTAGCCACCACGGACCCGAATCAAGCACGGACGATCTATCTCACCTTCAGCCCCCTTCCTCAGCCGGTCCATCCCACGTATCGACTCCGCTTTacactccttcctcatccaccacGTCTTTCGAGCATTTCCATCAcatttcttcctcgacTGGTGTGACCACAAATGCCAGTGGCTTGAGGGATCTACATTTGCCCAGTAGACTTGGTCATGCTCCCTTTGGTAGGAATCGATCTGCGAATGGGTCTGCGCAAATGGCATTGCCAAGTATACAGATGCCGGTGCCGTATGTGAATGGGGGCGCTGTGGGAAAAGCAAATCAGCCCAGGAGTGCACAAGCTAGTCAGGTTGCTTTTTGA
- a CDS encoding hypothetical protein (Match to EST gb|CF189326.1|CF189326; HMMPfam hit to PGI, Phosphoglucose isomerase, score: 974.1, E(): 4.2e-290), producing the protein MDGKPATQYQAWKKLQSLHASKADKLVLKDLFKADPKRFSNLSKTFSSSSPNVSLLLDYSKNLVDDEVLSTLFDLAREAKVETFRDEMFAGKHINTSEDRSVLHIALRNPPADKGGFKISEAGVDEVHAVLAHMKEFSDSVRSGAWKGYTGKAIDTIVNIGIGGSDLGPVMVCEALKHYSKRDLKTHFVSNIDGTDMAEVLKACNRETTLFIVASKTFTTQETITNAESAKEWFLEQAKEKAHVAKHFVALSTNTKGVTEFGIAESNMFQFWDWVGGRYSLWSAIGLSICLSIGFDNFQELLNGAHEMDKHFKTAKLEDNLPVILALVGIWYNDFYGAQTQALLPYDQYLKKFADYFQQGDMESNGKSVTKDGSRVDYETGPIIWGQSGTNGQHAFYQLIHQGTKLIPCDFLAPVETLNPISGGKHHEILLSNFFAQPEALAFGKTEEEVIKELGPEQSKNSALVKSKIFEGNKPTNSIMFQKLTPGTLGALIALYEHKIHVQGAIWGINSYDQMGVELGKVLAKAILKQLGSENDVQGHDSSTTGLIHFYQKNRK; encoded by the exons ATGGACGGCAAGCCAGCTACTC AATACCAGGCCTGGAAGAAGCTCCAGTCTCTCCACGCCTCCAAGGCCGACAAGCTCGTCTTGAAGGACCTTTTCAAAGCTGACCCCAAGCGTTTCTCCAACCTCTCAAagaccttttcttcttcttctcccaacgtctctctccttctcgacTACTCCAAGAACCTTGTCGATGACGAGGtcctctccaccctctTTGACCTCGCCCGTGAGGCCAAGGTCGAGACTTTCCGTGACGAGATGTTTGCTGGCAAGCACATCAACACCTCTGAGGACCGTTCCGTCTTGCACATCGCTCTCCGAAACCCCCCTGCTGACAAGGGCGGCTTCAAGATCTCTGAGGCCGGTGTTGACGAGGTCCACGCCGTCCTCGCCCACATGAAGGAGTTCTCCGACTCTGTCCGCTCTGGCGCCTGGAAGGGTTACACTGGCAAGGCCATTGACACCATCGTGAACATTGGTATTGGTGGTTCCGACCTTGGTCCTGTTATGGTCTGCGAGGCCCTCAAGCACTACAGCAAGAGGGACTTGAAGACCCACTTTGTCTCCAACATTGACGGTACTGACATGGCCGAGGTCCTCAAGGCTTGCAACCGTGAGACCACCTTGTTCATTGTCGCTTCCAAGACCTTTACCACCCAGGAGACCATTACCAACGCCGAGAGTGCCAAGGAATGGTTCCTTGAGCAGGCCAAGGAG AAAGCCCACGTTGCCAAACACTTCGTTGCCCTTTCCACCAACACCAAGGGTGTGACGGAGTTTGGTATTGCCGAATCCAACATGTTCCAGTTCTGGGACTGGGTTGGTGGCCGATACTCTCTTTGGTCCGCGATCGGTCTCTCCATCTGCTTGTCTATCGGCTTTGACAACTTCCAGGAGTTGCTCAATGGTGCCCACGAGATGGACAAGCACTTCAAGACCGCCAAGCTCGAGGATAATTTGCCCGTCATCCTTGCTTTGGTTGGTATCTGGTACAACGACTTTTACG GTGCCCAAACTCAAGCCCTCTTGCCTTACGACCAGTATCTCAAGAAGTTTGCCGACTACTTCCAACAGGGTGACATGGAGTCCAACGGTAAGAGCGTTACCAAGGACGGCTCCCGAGTCGACTACGAGACTGGACCTATTATCTGGGGTCAGAGCGGTACCAACGGTCAGCACGCTTTCTACCAGTTGATCCACCAGGGTACCAAGCTCATCCCTTG TGACTTCCTCGCCCCTGTTGAGACTCTTAATCCCATCTCTGGCGGCAAGCACCACGaaatcctcctctccaacttcTTTGCTCAGCCCGA AGCTCTTGCCTTTGGCAAGACTGAGGAGGAAGTCATCAAGGAGCTCGGCCCCGAGCAATCCAAGAACTCTGCCCTCGTCAAGTCCAAGATCTTTGAAGGCAACAAGCCCACCAACTCTATCATGTTCCAAAAGCTCACCCCCGGTACTCTTGGTGCCCTCATCGCCCTCTATGAGCACAAGATCCACGTTCAGGGTGCTATCTGGGGTATCAACTCTTACGACCAGATGGGTGTCGAACTCGGCAAGGTCTTGGCCAAGGCTATCTTGAAGCAGTTGGGTAGCGAAAACGATGTCCAGGGTCACGACTCTTCTACTACCGGTCTCATCCACTTTTACCAGAAGAACAGAAAATAA